The following coding sequences lie in one Agelaius phoeniceus isolate bAgePho1 unplaced genomic scaffold, bAgePho1.hap1 Scaffold_110, whole genome shotgun sequence genomic window:
- the LOC143692988 gene encoding olfactory receptor 14J1-like: MSNSSCIRHFLLLALADTRQLQLLHFCLLLGISLAALLGNGLIISAVACGHHLHTPMFFFLLNLALADLGSICTTVPKAMHNSLWDTSNISYTGCAAQLFFFVFFISAEFSLLTVMCYDRYVSICKPLHYGTLLGSRACAHMAAAAWASAFLNALLLTANTFSLPLCHGNALGQFFCEIPQILKLSCSKSYLRELGFIPVSTCLSFGCFVFIVFSYVQIFRAVLRIPSEQGRHKAFSTCLPHLAVVSLFLSTAVFAHLKPPSMSSPSLDLALSVLYSVVPPTLNPLIYSLRNQELKAEVRRLMTGWFQEH; this comes from the coding sequence atgtccaacagcagctgcatcaggcacttcctgctgctggcattggcagacacgcggcagctgcagctcctgcacttctgcctcttgctgggcatctccctggctgccctcctgggcaacggcctcatcatcagtgccgtagcctgcggccaccacctgcacacgcccatgttcttcttcctgctcaacctggccctcgctgacctgggctccatctgcaccactgtccccaaagccatgcacaattccctctgggacaccagcaacatctcctacactggatgtgctgcacagctctttttctttgtgttcttcatctcagcagaatTTTCCCTtctgaccgtgatgtgctacgaccgctacgtgtccatctgcaaacccctgcactacgggaccctcctgggcagcagagcttgtgcccacatggcagcagctgcctgggccagtgcctttctcaatgctctgctactcacagccaatacattttccctgcccctgtgccatggcaatgccctgggccagttcttctgtgaaatcccacagatcctcaaacTCTCCTGTTCCAAATCCTATCTCAGGGAACTTGGGTTCATTCCAGTTAGTACCTGCTTatcatttggctgttttgtgttcattgttttctcctatgtgcagatcttcagggctgtgctgaggatcccctctgagcagggacggcacaaagccttttccacctgcctccctcacctggctgtggtctccctgttcctcagcactgcagtgtttgctcatctgaagcccccctccatgtcctccccatccctggatctggccctgtcagttctgtactcggtggtgcctccaactctgaaccccctcatctacagcctgaggaaccaggagctcaaggctgaagtgaggagactgatgactggatggtttcaggaacattaa